In Ptychodera flava strain L36383 unplaced genomic scaffold, AS_Pfla_20210202 Scaffold_79__1_contigs__length_559180_pilon, whole genome shotgun sequence, a single genomic region encodes these proteins:
- the LOC139128930 gene encoding angiopoietin-1 receptor-like yields the protein MILWPWGLQIQALYNVKVNPGEQTSIICEVVGNPPASPNDVILVDQSGSAVTHTDHYFRGMYHSITNFSTVTFYDGLSYTCRVGDQSKELSTFETYVLPEFLPRNRPEIYPRAIRASVTWKKWENGTDLGDGPVEAYKVYFKKTTDSDWTAHQHFPVIDQDQTSYTADIMGLDWCTSHDFTVTVKRPGPLGEGSKKTFSTVSTLCDAPSDGPTITGTTSSHQNALQFSWVVLVSCCLHITNLRNC from the exons atgatact ATGGCCATGGGGTCTTCAAATACAGGCCTTGTATAACGTAAAAGTCAATCCTGGTGAACAGACCTCTATCATTTGTGAAGTCGTCGGGAACCCACCAGCGTCTCCCAATGATGTGATACTAGTTGATCAGTCTGGATCAGCTGTCACACATACAGATCACTATTTCAGAGGGATGTACCATTCCATAACTAACTTTAGCACTGTTACATTTTATGATGGACTGTCCTACACTTGTAGAGTTGGTGACCAGTCAAAAGAACTGTCAACTTTCGAAACATATG TCTTACCTGAATTTTTACCGAGAAATCGGCCCGAAATTTATCCACGAGCAATAAGAGCTTCTGTCACTTGGAAGAAATGGGAGAACGGTACCGACCTTGGAGATGGACCTGTTGAAGCTTACAAAGTGTACTTCAAAAAGACAACAGATAGCGATTGGACGGCACATCAGCATTTCCCAGTAATCGATCAAGATCAGACAAGTTACACCGCAGACATCATGGGCCTTGATTGGTGTACTAGTCATGATTTTACAGTGACTGTCAAACGACCAGGACCACTTGGGGAAGGCAGCAAGAAAACATTCAGTACAGTAAGCACACTGTGTGATG CACCTTCAGACGGACCAACAATAACGGGAACAACATCAAGTCATCAAAATGCTCTACAATTTAGCTGGGTG